Proteins found in one Agaribacterium sp. ZY112 genomic segment:
- a CDS encoding RNA-directed DNA polymerase: MSQFRQYLKKAVENVISHGDTDIFPFPVENILFNDKKTAVVDLLEKLHKDFDGYIANYPLLHERSLQAVGYYGFRYGTQLDPLWNTYLLALVLSIADDIESARVPSSRKKVFSYRYSFDKKKSSLFDRDSNWSAFNEKATEFAQKHKVILKCDISNFYPSIYHHRLENALKKASTNTESIRRILKVLTKISKGVSYGLPVGGPAARLLSELLLNRTDRLMLSEGIDFCRYADDYIIFSNTVEEAYAQLIFISEKLHENEGLAIQKSKTQIMSSTEFLSLSEFGDNSDNTEEDQQEINFLKLRLFYDPYSPTADEDYDELTGELNKFDIIGMLGKEISKSRINQALTRRLINAVKYLSETQKKAAIYSLFSSAEDKKSNLDILYPVFPSVMILTRAIISELDDETKEIVFTELRNLITNESYITQVPVNLSYAIRILAHDKSEETDFALSKSFKGEDNPIIRGDIILAMAQRDSDFWISDKLKSYGSLSRWEKRSLLISSYILKDEGEHWRDKVKNEIPEVDTLLLEWFSDRINNGEWGVVL, translated from the coding sequence ATGAGTCAATTCAGACAATACCTTAAAAAGGCAGTGGAAAATGTCATAAGCCACGGTGATACAGATATCTTCCCTTTTCCAGTTGAAAATATTCTTTTTAATGATAAAAAAACTGCCGTAGTTGATCTTTTAGAAAAGCTACATAAAGATTTTGATGGATATATTGCAAACTATCCACTTCTACATGAACGATCACTACAGGCAGTAGGCTATTATGGCTTCCGCTATGGTACTCAGTTAGACCCTCTCTGGAATACATATTTATTAGCGCTTGTACTATCAATTGCCGATGACATTGAATCTGCTAGAGTTCCATCAAGTCGAAAAAAGGTATTTTCTTATCGATATAGCTTTGATAAGAAAAAAAGCAGCCTATTTGATAGGGATTCAAATTGGTCAGCATTTAACGAGAAAGCAACAGAGTTTGCTCAAAAACACAAAGTAATATTGAAGTGTGATATCTCGAACTTTTACCCAAGCATTTACCATCATCGCTTGGAGAATGCCCTTAAAAAAGCCAGCACAAATACTGAGTCTATTAGAAGGATATTAAAGGTACTAACCAAAATATCTAAAGGAGTTTCTTACGGCCTCCCTGTTGGAGGGCCTGCAGCACGATTGTTGAGTGAGCTACTATTAAATAGAACAGATAGATTGATGCTCTCAGAAGGGATAGATTTCTGTAGGTATGCTGACGACTATATTATTTTTTCAAATACTGTCGAAGAAGCGTATGCACAGCTTATTTTTATATCCGAAAAGCTACATGAAAACGAAGGGCTTGCCATACAAAAATCCAAGACCCAAATAATGAGTTCAACTGAATTTCTGTCTTTGTCTGAGTTTGGGGATAACTCTGATAATACAGAAGAAGATCAACAAGAAATAAACTTCTTAAAACTGAGATTATTTTATGATCCGTACTCACCTACAGCAGATGAGGATTATGATGAGCTTACAGGTGAGCTTAACAAATTCGATATCATCGGAATGCTTGGTAAAGAAATAAGCAAAAGCAGGATAAATCAGGCTTTAACTAGGCGACTTATAAACGCCGTTAAGTACCTTAGTGAAACTCAAAAGAAAGCAGCTATATATTCACTTTTCTCCAGCGCTGAAGATAAGAAATCAAATTTAGATATTTTGTACCCCGTCTTTCCCTCTGTAATGATACTTACACGAGCAATTATCTCTGAACTTGATGATGAAACAAAAGAGATTGTTTTTACTGAGCTGCGAAACCTGATAACGAATGAGTCATACATAACTCAGGTTCCTGTAAATCTTTCATATGCAATTAGAATACTTGCTCATGACAAATCTGAAGAAACTGACTTTGCCCTTTCAAAATCATTCAAAGGAGAAGACAACCCAATTATTCGTGGCGATATAATTCTAGCTATGGCTCAGCGCGACAGTGATTTCTGGATATCCGACAAGCTTAAATCCTATGGCTCATTAAGTCGCTGGGAAAAAAGATCTCTCTTAATTTCATCTTACATACTTAAGGATGAAGGAGAGCACTGGAGAGACAAGGTCAAGAATGAGATACCTGAAGTAGATACTTTATTACTGGAGTGGTTTTCAGATCGCATAAACAATGGTGAGTGGGGTGTTGTTCTTTGA
- a CDS encoding RNA-directed DNA polymerase: MKFVKTPSIRFQPDAEAGDTPYIGEQMFINSSLVEQHFRETEKLIRKLSRDDVAGWLLNTGYFPESNILPPSFEIHDYKLKDRPYNLKVTDLARRQLTSISYPKSLLTDRVFSIQDPRNYHDIVFYLHSEWDNILNRLYPKNTKIFSYSMPIPVEKKNQGSVGSLRSGRMIYEWIRMAESDLVIDATSYKYLAKTDITNFYSSVYTHSVAWAIAGSRETAFEDKQFKLFGNKIDKLLQYSNDARTNGIPVGSALSDLVAEILLSWIDEKVSLELDDLDFLAVRFKDDYRILCNTEEDAKKILSTISEELKKINLSLNETKTQIFTLPDGLYRPHDREYFPHSLREKSKVSFKTFEHTILIALDIHRKYPGTSILEKFFSELLTKDKRLKVQFSKHERQCLVQLTKFISLLFLIKRESEKTLSHVLSLIEIVYLTNRMYKEKIKPFIKQIVEKELVAASNKNSAFDIVWYIFFSRYIGLGITNFKDLVTNEKVASNAFVQCIITSQDKLYNDSGVKLYRKPSECKGVSLAYRLDVFKRHERV; encoded by the coding sequence ATGAAATTTGTAAAAACGCCTAGCATACGCTTCCAGCCTGACGCCGAAGCGGGCGATACGCCCTACATTGGAGAGCAAATGTTCATTAATAGTTCTTTAGTTGAGCAACATTTTCGTGAAACAGAAAAGCTTATCAGGAAATTATCTAGGGATGACGTTGCAGGTTGGTTACTCAATACGGGCTACTTTCCTGAATCAAATATACTGCCTCCATCGTTTGAAATTCATGATTATAAATTGAAAGATAGGCCATATAATCTCAAAGTTACAGATCTAGCAAGACGACAACTAACATCGATTTCATATCCTAAATCTTTGCTGACTGATAGAGTTTTTTCGATTCAAGATCCACGAAATTATCATGATATTGTTTTTTATCTTCACAGTGAGTGGGATAATATTCTTAACAGGCTGTATCCAAAAAACACCAAGATATTCTCGTACAGTATGCCTATTCCAGTAGAAAAAAAGAATCAAGGATCTGTTGGTAGTTTACGCTCAGGTAGAATGATTTATGAATGGATACGGATGGCTGAAAGTGACCTAGTTATTGATGCTACTTCCTACAAATATTTAGCTAAAACGGATATTACTAACTTTTACTCCTCTGTGTATACGCATAGCGTTGCTTGGGCTATTGCGGGAAGCCGTGAAACCGCTTTTGAGGACAAACAATTTAAACTGTTCGGAAACAAAATCGACAAGCTTTTGCAGTATTCAAACGACGCTAGAACAAATGGAATACCTGTAGGATCTGCTCTAAGCGATCTTGTCGCCGAAATTCTCCTATCTTGGATTGATGAGAAGGTGTCACTAGAGTTGGACGATCTGGACTTTCTGGCCGTCCGTTTTAAAGATGACTATAGAATACTGTGCAATACGGAAGAAGATGCAAAAAAGATCTTGAGTACTATTTCCGAAGAGCTCAAAAAAATAAACCTTAGTTTGAACGAAACTAAGACACAAATATTTACTCTTCCTGACGGATTATATCGACCTCATGATCGTGAGTACTTTCCTCATTCATTGAGAGAAAAGTCAAAAGTATCATTTAAAACATTCGAGCATACGATCTTGATAGCTTTAGACATACATAGAAAGTATCCAGGGACTAGTATCCTGGAGAAATTCTTTTCAGAGCTGCTTACAAAAGATAAAAGGCTAAAAGTACAGTTTTCAAAACACGAACGTCAATGCCTGGTTCAACTAACTAAGTTCATATCATTATTATTTTTAATAAAACGTGAATCAGAAAAAACATTGAGTCACGTACTCAGCCTTATTGAAATTGTCTACTTAACAAACCGTATGTATAAAGAAAAAATAAAACCGTTTATCAAGCAGATAGTTGAAAAAGAATTAGTAGCGGCATCTAACAAAAACTCAGCTTTTGATATTGTGTGGTATATATTCTTCTCTCGCTATATTGGATTGGGGATCACCAACTTTAAAGACTTAGTCACCAATGAAAAAGTAGCTAGCAACGCTTTTGTTCAGTGCATTATTACTA